A genomic region of Chryseobacterium sp. KACC 21268 contains the following coding sequences:
- a CDS encoding AMP-binding protein — protein MLIDLSKPSPNQGTTSNEFETKVLDFIKEWFSDSKTVKIQSSGSTGIPKIFEVEKSKMLNSAEMTCNFLDLKEGNVALICLPIEYISGKMMVVRSILRKLKLKIAEPSTNPLQNINQEIDFCAMTPLQVENSLDKLHLIKNLIIGGASVSETLNNKIVHSLKPSNSPTRIFETYGMSETLSHIALRQIFPHQEDWFNVFEGVEISLDERDCLKIFAPKLNSEVLQTNDLVEINNQNQFRFLGRLDNVINSGGAKIFPEELEKLVKQNIPNEVIFLGINDEKLGQKLILIIEGTESEAINQKLSAINYEKSFHKPKDIIFVEQIPRTPNGKVNRLALKKSIEK, from the coding sequence ATGTTAATCGACCTTTCCAAACCTTCACCCAATCAAGGAACAACATCTAACGAATTTGAAACCAAAGTTTTAGACTTCATAAAAGAGTGGTTTTCGGACTCAAAAACAGTCAAAATTCAGAGTTCTGGTTCTACTGGAATTCCGAAAATTTTTGAGGTAGAAAAATCAAAAATGTTGAATTCTGCTGAGATGACTTGCAACTTTTTGGATTTAAAAGAAGGAAATGTCGCATTAATTTGTCTTCCGATAGAATATATCTCGGGGAAAATGATGGTCGTAAGAAGTATTCTAAGAAAATTAAAACTGAAAATCGCCGAACCTTCCACAAATCCACTTCAAAACATCAATCAAGAAATCGATTTTTGTGCAATGACGCCTTTGCAGGTTGAAAATTCATTAGACAAACTTCATCTCATCAAAAACCTCATCATCGGTGGAGCCTCAGTTTCTGAAACTTTAAACAACAAAATAGTTCATTCGCTCAAACCCTCAAACTCTCCCACTCGAATCTTCGAGACTTACGGAATGAGCGAAACGCTTTCTCACATTGCCTTGCGACAGATTTTTCCGCATCAGGAAGATTGGTTCAACGTTTTTGAAGGCGTGGAAATTTCCTTGGACGAGAGAGATTGTCTGAAAATTTTTGCCCCAAAATTAAATTCAGAAGTTTTACAAACAAACGATTTGGTAGAAATTAATAATCAAAATCAATTTAGATTTCTAGGAAGACTTGATAATGTCATCAATTCCGGAGGCGCAAAGATTTTCCCGGAAGAACTGGAAAAATTAGTCAAACAAAACATTCCAAATGAAGTTATTTTCCTTGGAATCAATGATGAAAAACTCGGACAAAAATTAATTCTAATAATCGAAGGAACCGAATCGGAAGCTATCAACCAAAAACTTTCAGCCATCAACTACGAAAAATCATTTCATAAACCAAAAGACATTATTTTTGTAGAACAAATCCCAAGAACGCCAAACGGAAAAGTCAACCGACTGGCGTTGAAAAAATCAATCGAGAAATGA
- the arfB gene encoding alternative ribosome rescue aminoacyl-tRNA hydrolase ArfB → MKNFTSEITYKTSRSSGAGGQNVNKVETAVTAIWNVSESYYFSDEEKLRISEKLKNRINSEGLLQMTSSESRTQLANKKIVTEKMLEMVEKSLFIQKFRVKTKPSKRQVQKRIDNKKKLSEKKDNRKFKF, encoded by the coding sequence ATGAAAAACTTCACGTCCGAAATCACCTACAAAACTTCCCGCTCTTCCGGCGCTGGCGGACAAAACGTGAACAAAGTGGAAACCGCTGTCACGGCGATTTGGAACGTCTCAGAAAGTTATTATTTCTCAGACGAAGAAAAGCTAAGAATCTCCGAAAAACTCAAAAACCGCATCAATTCCGAAGGCCTTCTGCAAATGACTTCATCAGAAAGTCGAACACAACTCGCGAACAAAAAAATCGTGACCGAAAAGATGCTGGAAATGGTAGAAAAATCGCTTTTCATTCAAAAATTCAGAGTCAAAACCAAACCTTCAAAACGCCAGGTTCAAAAAAGAATCGACAACAAAAAGAAACTCTCAGAGAAAAAAGACAACCGAAAGTTTAAATTTTAA
- a CDS encoding DUF922 domain-containing protein, which produces MIKQFLVLSFVLILGFANAQDKIFWDKNRKLEWTDFQSGAKPNGSKTAATTFCGISYLLNSSTKKFTSKQVKIQSFFVPSKSWAHLEHKTDVILMHEQSHFDIAELFARRFRKLISDKNLDAKSLQKYYERIYDDYKAYQQDYETVTNHGRIRDKQYEYSRKIDKEIEELSDFKI; this is translated from the coding sequence ATGATAAAGCAATTTTTGGTTTTGAGTTTTGTGTTGATTTTAGGATTTGCAAATGCTCAGGACAAAATTTTTTGGGATAAAAATCGGAAGTTGGAATGGACGGATTTTCAATCTGGTGCGAAACCAAATGGTTCCAAAACGGCGGCGACTACTTTTTGCGGGATTTCTTATTTGCTGAATAGTTCGACGAAGAAATTCACTTCGAAGCAGGTGAAAATCCAGTCGTTTTTTGTTCCGTCCAAATCTTGGGCGCATCTGGAGCATAAAACCGATGTTATTTTGATGCACGAGCAAAGTCATTTTGATATTGCGGAGTTGTTTGCTAGAAGATTCAGGAAGTTGATTAGCGATAAAAATTTGGATGCTAAATCTTTGCAGAAGTATTACGAGCGGATTTATGACGATTACAAAGCTTATCAGCAGGATTATGAAACGGTGACGAACCACGGTAGGATTCGTGATAAACAGTACGAATATTCTCGGAAAATTGATAAGGAAATAGAAGAATTGTCGGACTTTAAAATTTAA
- the cdd gene encoding cytidine deaminase, which yields MEKEIKINFQTYPSYNDLPELEKTLFDKAKSVRENAYAPYSNFFVGCALLLENGEIITGSNQENAAYPSGLCAERTAIFWTSANYPDVKIKKIFVIGGPKDVLSSTPIPPCGGCRQSILEYEAKQKDEIEIYFASPDGEIIKTKSIRDLLPFSFDGSFL from the coding sequence ATGGAAAAAGAAATAAAGATAAATTTTCAGACCTACCCAAGTTACAACGACTTGCCAGAACTAGAAAAAACACTATTCGACAAAGCCAAATCCGTCCGCGAAAACGCCTATGCGCCCTACTCCAACTTCTTCGTCGGTTGCGCACTTCTTCTGGAAAATGGCGAAATCATCACCGGAAGCAACCAAGAAAACGCCGCGTATCCATCTGGATTGTGCGCCGAGAGAACCGCAATTTTCTGGACTTCCGCCAATTATCCCGACGTCAAAATCAAAAAAATATTCGTGATTGGAGGTCCAAAAGACGTCCTCAGCTCCACACCCATTCCACCTTGTGGTGGTTGCAGACAATCGATTCTGGAGTACGAAGCCAAGCAAAAAGACGAAATCGAAATCTATTTTGCCTCACCAGACGGCGAAATCATCAAGACAAAATCCATCCGAGACCTGCTCCCATTCTCATTCGACGGAAGTTTTTTATAA
- a CDS encoding T9SS type A sorting domain-containing protein — protein sequence MKKFYISILALSAIITKAQSFEEVSQPALQNYFYSASAVADFDNDGFQDIFFTGAIDSDGDTNVDVTSNDFYKNTNGNFSSIQNFGDNSVHLSAVKFIDFDNDGLLDVVTTGLSYNDIVNYQQYRWKNTGSAFTLIDNAPGKIYGGLDVFDFNHDGKQDYAINGTQYIANVGFSQDLDLYTNNSNGFQKTEAWLPGTQNGSFKIVDLNNDNELDAVVNGFNSDYEGTFNIYINENGTLVQKSQLPPVSDSKMAFADFNGDGFLDFVVTGQDENFDSYLAVFTNDGQGNFTESKFEGEGLSAGNVEVGDLNNDGYYDFVVMGDDDNYDGYTNVYLYNPQLQKFEKSEDSGLYNLGSGGTLALFDYDSDGNLDILANGFDWADPDLMPYTKLFRNTTMVSNQKPNAPTILTATENNNKINFSWSGANDDKTLENSLQYELTVGSESGKADIAKYIVTTKSWYLDKTNLPSKIFWSVKTIDASKKYSDKSEEKEFSVLAVSDFKNEAVSIYPNPVKDILNVKTASKIKTHKVYNLSGQVVNAKLISDKTIDFSRLEKGIYVVEIQLENGKKLTQKIIKN from the coding sequence ATGAAGAAGTTTTATATTTCAATTTTGGCTTTGTCGGCTATCATTACCAAAGCTCAAAGTTTTGAAGAGGTTTCTCAACCTGCGCTTCAAAATTACTTTTACTCAGCGAGCGCGGTGGCAGATTTTGATAATGACGGATTTCAAGATATATTTTTTACTGGCGCCATCGATTCTGACGGTGATACAAACGTAGATGTCACGTCCAACGATTTCTATAAAAACACAAACGGAAATTTCTCATCCATTCAAAATTTTGGAGACAATTCGGTTCATTTGAGTGCGGTCAAGTTTATCGATTTTGATAATGACGGACTTTTGGATGTTGTAACGACTGGACTTAGTTATAATGATATTGTGAATTATCAGCAATACAGATGGAAAAATACGGGTTCAGCTTTCACCTTGATTGATAATGCACCTGGAAAAATCTACGGCGGATTGGACGTTTTCGATTTCAACCACGATGGTAAACAGGATTACGCCATCAATGGAACGCAATACATTGCCAACGTTGGATTTTCTCAAGATTTGGATTTATACACGAACAATTCCAACGGTTTTCAAAAGACGGAAGCTTGGTTGCCGGGAACGCAGAACGGAAGTTTCAAGATTGTGGATTTGAATAATGATAATGAGCTGGATGCTGTTGTCAACGGTTTCAATTCTGATTACGAAGGAACTTTCAATATTTATATAAATGAGAACGGGACGTTGGTTCAGAAATCTCAACTTCCACCGGTGAGCGATAGCAAAATGGCTTTTGCGGATTTCAATGGTGATGGTTTTCTGGATTTTGTGGTGACTGGTCAGGATGAGAATTTCGATTCTTACTTGGCGGTTTTCACCAATGATGGACAAGGTAATTTTACAGAAAGCAAGTTTGAGGGCGAAGGACTTTCGGCTGGAAATGTTGAAGTCGGCGATTTGAATAATGATGGTTATTATGATTTCGTAGTGATGGGCGATGATGACAACTACGATGGTTACACGAATGTTTATCTTTATAATCCACAGCTTCAGAAGTTTGAAAAGTCGGAAGATTCTGGTTTGTACAATCTTGGAAGTGGCGGAACTTTGGCTTTGTTTGATTACGATAGCGACGGAAATCTGGACATTCTCGCCAATGGTTTCGATTGGGCTGACCCGGATTTGATGCCTTATACCAAGTTGTTTAGAAATACGACAATGGTTTCCAATCAAAAACCAAATGCGCCAACAATCTTGACCGCGACCGAAAATAACAACAAAATCAATTTCAGTTGGTCTGGTGCGAATGATGACAAGACTTTGGAGAATTCGCTTCAATATGAATTGACGGTTGGTTCAGAGTCTGGAAAGGCGGACATCGCAAAATATATCGTGACGACCAAAAGTTGGTATTTGGACAAGACGAATTTGCCTTCGAAGATTTTTTGGAGTGTGAAAACCATCGATGCTTCCAAGAAATATTCGGATAAATCTGAGGAGAAGGAGTTTTCTGTTTTGGCGGTTTCGGATTTCAAGAATGAGGCGGTTTCTATCTATCCAAATCCTGTGAAAGATATTTTAAATGTAAAAACAGCCAGCAAAATCAAAACACATAAAGTTTACAATCTTTCGGGACAAGTTGTGAATGCGAAGCTGATTTCAGACAAAACCATAGATTTCTCTCGACTTGAAAAGGGAATTTATGTTGTGGAAATTCAGTTGGAGAATGGGAAAAAATTGACTCAGAAAATTATAAAAAACTAA
- a CDS encoding DNA replication/repair protein RecF: MIINKLSLINFKSHSEVTFDFSPQINCFVGNNGVGKTNILDALHYLSVGKSFLGNSDLNNILSQKLEDGSQKTMDFFVIDSEIQNEEKEDLIKILMPKESKKVIKKNDKAYDRLADHIGYLPSVMISPYDSNLISDSGESRRKFLDAMISQTDSVYLFDLIQYQKTIQQRNALLKNFAKNRYFDKDSLEIYDDPISSFGTRIFEKRKEFVENLNPIVQHYYDIISGGKEKVSVVYESHLSENTFQELLSSSIDKDRVLTYTSKGIHKDDLIFEMNGNSIKKIGSQGQQKSFLVSLKLAQINRIKELTGKSPILLLDDIFDKLDDTRVSQLIELVNKENFGQIFITDTHKERTENVVKRIHEESKIFEIS, from the coding sequence ATGATTATCAATAAACTATCACTCATCAATTTCAAAAGCCACTCCGAAGTTACATTTGACTTTTCGCCACAAATCAATTGTTTCGTCGGGAACAATGGCGTAGGGAAGACCAATATTCTGGATGCGCTTCACTATCTTTCTGTTGGCAAAAGTTTTTTGGGAAATTCTGACCTCAATAATATTCTAAGTCAGAAGCTGGAAGATGGAAGTCAGAAGACTATGGATTTCTTCGTAATCGATTCGGAGATTCAGAATGAAGAAAAAGAAGATTTGATTAAAATTCTGATGCCAAAAGAATCAAAAAAAGTTATCAAAAAAAACGATAAAGCTTACGACAGATTAGCGGACCACATTGGTTATTTGCCCAGTGTGATGATTTCGCCGTACGATTCCAATTTGATTTCTGATTCTGGGGAAAGTCGCAGGAAGTTTTTGGATGCAATGATTTCTCAGACGGATTCGGTTTATCTTTTTGATTTAATTCAGTACCAAAAAACCATTCAGCAGAGAAATGCGTTGCTGAAGAATTTTGCTAAAAATCGATATTTTGATAAGGATTCTTTGGAAATCTACGATGACCCGATTTCAAGCTTTGGAACACGGATTTTCGAGAAAAGAAAGGAGTTTGTTGAGAATCTAAATCCAATTGTCCAGCATTATTACGACATTATTTCGGGTGGAAAAGAAAAGGTTTCTGTGGTTTATGAATCTCATCTTTCGGAGAACACGTTTCAAGAACTTTTGTCGAGCTCCATTGATAAAGACCGAGTTCTGACCTACACTTCCAAAGGCATTCACAAGGACGATTTGATTTTCGAAATGAATGGAAACTCGATTAAAAAAATCGGTTCGCAAGGTCAGCAGAAATCGTTTTTGGTTTCTTTAAAACTCGCTCAAATCAACCGAATCAAAGAATTGACTGGCAAATCTCCTATTCTTCTTTTAGATGATATTTTTGATAAGTTGGATGACACCCGAGTTTCTCAATTGATTGAGTTAGTTAACAAAGAAAACTTCGGGCAAATCTTCATTACAGATACGCACAAGGAACGTACAGAAAATGTTGTGAAGAGAATCCACGAAGAAAGTAAGATTTTTGAAATTTCATAA
- a CDS encoding type II toxin-antitoxin system RelE/ParE family toxin, giving the protein MAKRLVWSPIAKAIRKEILQYWIRRNKSKRYSKKLNTLFEESAQQIADFPYSGISISGKVYRGKLVKDYYLLYKIKDDSIEILFIWDTRKDPADLLNLVKNFK; this is encoded by the coding sequence ATGGCTAAAAGATTAGTTTGGTCGCCGATTGCTAAAGCAATTCGGAAAGAAATTCTTCAATATTGGATAAGGAGAAATAAATCCAAACGTTATTCAAAAAAATTGAATACTTTGTTTGAAGAGTCGGCACAGCAAATTGCCGATTTTCCATATTCGGGCATTTCGATTTCTGGCAAGGTTTATAGAGGAAAACTTGTTAAAGATTATTATCTACTTTATAAAATAAAAGATGATTCCATAGAAATTCTTTTCATTTGGGACACAAGAAAAGACCCAGCAGACCTTTTAAATTTAGTTAAGAATTTCAAGTAA
- a CDS encoding UbiA family prenyltransferase, with protein MSILNLAKKYVIDSQIFVSLMGTMMAGFFMLEQNIFRWPSLLLIFITYFSGYLYTKYQSRRKTFIKILVFNFICGILSFCLIVFNHNEIRLLKWAVIVVIGLLYNSFFLEKFIRKIPLLKVFYVGLTWALINAWLILPEFNWEIFWISWLFISALVLPFDIRDMKSDDVVTFPILIGAQKTKYLAYLLVFVACLLSLIFLDREFALSFLMTTVFTFIMIYFSENDNKGTYFSFWVESCSGLPLLVILLYWLVN; from the coding sequence ATGTCGATTTTAAATTTAGCAAAAAAATATGTGATTGACAGCCAGATTTTTGTCTCGCTGATGGGAACGATGATGGCTGGATTTTTTATGCTGGAGCAAAACATATTCCGTTGGCCGAGTTTGCTGTTGATTTTTATCACGTATTTCAGCGGTTATCTATACACCAAATATCAGAGTCGTAGAAAGACTTTCATCAAGATTTTGGTTTTTAATTTCATTTGTGGCATTTTGAGTTTTTGCTTGATTGTATTTAATCACAACGAAATCAGATTGTTAAAGTGGGCTGTGATTGTCGTCATTGGCTTACTTTACAATTCTTTTTTCCTTGAGAAATTCATTCGAAAAATTCCTTTGTTAAAAGTCTTTTACGTTGGCCTGACTTGGGCTTTGATTAATGCTTGGCTCATTCTCCCCGAATTCAATTGGGAGATTTTCTGGATTTCGTGGTTGTTTATTTCGGCTTTGGTTCTTCCTTTCGATATTCGTGATATGAAAAGTGATGATGTGGTGACTTTCCCCATTTTAATCGGTGCTCAGAAAACGAAGTACTTGGCTTATCTTTTAGTTTTCGTTGCTTGTTTATTAAGTTTGATATTTCTTGATAGAGAATTTGCCTTAAGTTTTTTAATGACAACGGTTTTCACATTTATTATGATTTATTTTTCTGAAAATGATAATAAGGGAACTTACTTTTCCTTTTGGGTAGAATCTTGTAGCGGATTGCCTTTGTTGGTGATTTTGCTTTATTGGCTTGTAAATTGA